In Cervus canadensis isolate Bull #8, Minnesota chromosome 7, ASM1932006v1, whole genome shotgun sequence, the DNA window GCGGGAGGTGCTCCCCTGGCGGTAGTGGAGCCGGCGCGCCGCCCGCCAGCGCCACCTCCCGGCTCTCGTTACGTTCTCCGGGCCCGCGCCAACGCTCCTAGCGCCCTCGGCTGGGGCCCCGCGACCTCCACCGGCGTTCCGCAGTGGCCAGAGAAGCCAAGCGCTCAAAGTGCGGCTTCGGAGGAGGCAGCGGCCGAGGGGCTTTTCCACGCAGTCCCTGGGCCCGGACCCTGAGCGCGCCTGTCCCGCGTGGGGGTTTCCGCGGGCTGTAAGCGGGGCGAGACCCCCCTCCCCGCACTTTCCCTGGGGGATCCCCACCGAACCCTTCCTCCGGGAAGACGCGTTCTTCAGCTTCCTCTTGTTCGGGGAGCTGAGTCGGAGCTCCCCGGCTCCCCGGTCCGGAGGTGCGCCGCCTGGACCCGGCCCTGGGAAAGCCCGGCGGGTTTGGAGAGGCTCCGATGCCGGGAAGGCAGAGCGCACGTCTTCGGGCCGGGCTCACTGGCCCTCAAGACGGAGcggtgcggggggtgggggtgggggggtgaggggTGTCGGGCTTAGGACCGGTTTAGGGACGTCCAGCAATGCCAGGCATAGAAACCCTGAAGACCACGGAGAAGCCAAATGCAGGGGcctctgcggggaggggcccGGCTGGGGGCCGAGGAGAGTTAGAGATCTGCGTGGACGCTGGGTCCTTTCACCCAGAGCTACCCACCTCCGGTGCTCCTAGttcatcctgttttttttttt includes these proteins:
- the LOC122445389 gene encoding wiskott-Aldrich syndrome protein family member 1-like; its protein translation is MEAKYSAISHPPPPPPTPLPTPTTPPDARRIRHPDATTLVPPHQRGGAAQSGEALSAHGRGLARAGGAPLAVVEPARRPPAPPPGSRYVLRARANAPSALGWGPATSTGVPQWPEKPSAQSAASEEAAAEGLFHAVPGPGP